In a genomic window of Longimicrobium sp.:
- a CDS encoding DNA/RNA helicase domain-containing protein, with the protein MHLAKLKVEDFIRSAPALWSTLAEQYRLVHRRSPGESEVDSWRHSLPHLARVLAAAAPGTREGTIYLEYEMPSSSARADALVVGLGRDQRRAGVVVELKQWDARSILVEGTLVRVGPAWHSHPSDQALGYRDFLADLSEAFADQPHVLGCCSFLHNLPAQGALALTREPFARLCQLSPVFTGDRVREMADWISGIVAERPDSRFLADLDADRVRVSRSLFQNVAKAVREEPAWHLLESQRTAYGRILDLALRDDGEKHLVLVTGGPGTGKSVIAMQLMGQLSRRAVPVVHVTNSKSFTTVMQSLISVRGSRMWGSQATEGLFRLSHSWVRRKDAFDVALCDEAHRFRRSTNLRPYLVSGRPQAEEIMERVRTTVAFIDERQILRKAEQGTVDYFRRCAEAVGIRPENIHGPIELQAQFRQAGSSEFLGALDSALYEERPVGFAHRNFAVDVVASVAELEEVLRAKVEAGYSARLLAGFCWPWSDPGAGGSLAHDVRIGGWSRPWNAKAVPSKHYTPDQHPYTLWATRRHDQLGEIGCIYSAQGFEFDHIGLIWGPDLVWRGGRWVARPERSSDSEMRSGAGRVTSPAVALPLLKNAYRVLATRGMRGCWIHCEDEQTAEYLRGALTAGG; encoded by the coding sequence ATGCACCTCGCCAAGCTGAAGGTCGAAGACTTCATCCGGTCGGCGCCCGCCCTGTGGTCGACGCTGGCGGAGCAGTACAGGCTCGTCCACCGCCGGTCCCCCGGCGAGTCCGAGGTCGACTCCTGGAGGCACTCGCTGCCGCATCTCGCGCGGGTCCTGGCGGCGGCGGCGCCGGGGACGCGCGAGGGCACGATCTACCTGGAGTACGAGATGCCGAGCTCCTCGGCGCGGGCGGACGCCCTCGTCGTGGGCCTGGGCAGGGACCAGCGGCGCGCGGGCGTGGTGGTGGAGCTGAAGCAGTGGGACGCGCGCTCGATCCTGGTGGAAGGGACCCTGGTCAGGGTGGGGCCGGCCTGGCACTCCCACCCCAGCGACCAGGCGCTCGGCTACCGGGACTTCCTGGCGGACCTGTCGGAGGCGTTCGCCGACCAGCCGCACGTGCTCGGGTGCTGCTCGTTCCTCCACAACCTCCCGGCGCAGGGGGCGCTCGCCCTCACCCGCGAGCCGTTCGCCAGGCTGTGCCAGCTCTCGCCGGTGTTCACCGGCGACCGCGTGAGGGAGATGGCCGACTGGATCTCGGGGATCGTGGCGGAGCGGCCCGACTCGCGGTTCCTCGCGGACCTCGACGCGGACCGGGTCCGCGTCAGCCGCTCGCTCTTCCAGAACGTGGCGAAGGCCGTCCGCGAGGAACCCGCGTGGCACCTCCTGGAGAGCCAGCGGACGGCCTACGGGCGGATCCTCGACCTCGCCCTCCGCGACGACGGCGAGAAGCACCTGGTGCTCGTCACCGGCGGCCCCGGGACGGGGAAGAGCGTGATCGCGATGCAGCTGATGGGGCAGCTGAGCCGCCGCGCCGTCCCGGTCGTCCACGTGACCAACTCGAAGAGCTTCACCACGGTGATGCAGTCGCTGATCTCGGTGCGCGGGAGCCGGATGTGGGGGAGCCAGGCCACGGAGGGCCTGTTCCGGCTGTCGCACAGCTGGGTCCGGCGGAAGGACGCCTTCGACGTCGCCCTGTGCGACGAGGCCCACCGCTTCCGCCGCAGCACCAACCTCCGTCCGTACCTGGTGAGCGGCCGCCCGCAGGCGGAGGAGATCATGGAGCGCGTCCGGACCACGGTGGCCTTCATCGACGAGCGCCAGATCCTGCGCAAGGCCGAGCAGGGCACGGTCGACTACTTCCGGCGGTGCGCCGAGGCCGTCGGGATCAGGCCGGAGAACATCCACGGCCCGATCGAGCTGCAGGCCCAGTTCCGGCAGGCCGGCAGCAGCGAGTTCCTGGGCGCGCTCGACAGCGCCCTGTACGAGGAGCGCCCCGTCGGCTTCGCGCACCGCAACTTCGCCGTGGACGTCGTCGCCTCGGTCGCGGAGCTCGAGGAGGTGCTGCGGGCGAAGGTCGAGGCCGGGTACTCGGCACGCCTGCTCGCCGGCTTCTGCTGGCCGTGGTCCGACCCCGGGGCCGGCGGCTCGCTCGCCCACGACGTGCGGATCGGCGGCTGGTCGCGGCCGTGGAACGCCAAGGCCGTGCCGTCGAAGCACTACACGCCCGACCAGCACCCGTACACCCTCTGGGCGACGCGCAGGCACGACCAGCTCGGCGAGATCGGGTGCATCTACTCGGCGCAGGGCTTCGAGTTCGACCACATCGGCCTGATCTGGGGGCCGGACCTCGTCTGGCGGGGAGGCCGCTGGGTGGCGCGGCCGGAGCGCAGCTCGGATTCAGAGATGAGGTCCGGGGCCGGGCGGGTCACCTCCCCGGCCGTGGCGCTTCCCCTGCTGAAGAACGCCTACCGGGTGCTGGCGACGAGGGGGATGCGCGGCTGCTGGATCCACTGCGAGGACGAGCAGACGGCGGAGTACCTCCGCGGCGCGCTCACCGCCGGGGGGTGA
- a CDS encoding LURP-one-related family protein, translated as MARYRMRQRLISIGEDFVIEDERGKPVYRVDGKVLRLRETFVIEDLRGNEVATIREKKLALRDSMKILRGGRTVATVRKAWISPFRDRFVIDVEGGGDLVAQGELLDHEYEVRRGGDTVARVSKKWFALTDTYGIDVAPGEDDALILAVAVAIDEMAHDPDEGKG; from the coding sequence ATGGCCCGCTACAGGATGCGCCAGCGGCTGATCTCGATCGGCGAGGACTTCGTGATCGAGGACGAGCGGGGGAAGCCGGTCTACCGCGTGGACGGCAAGGTGCTGCGCCTGCGCGAGACCTTCGTGATCGAGGACCTGCGGGGGAACGAGGTGGCCACCATCCGCGAGAAGAAGCTCGCGCTGCGCGACAGCATGAAGATCCTGCGCGGCGGCCGCACCGTCGCCACGGTGCGCAAGGCGTGGATCTCGCCCTTCCGCGACCGGTTCGTGATCGACGTGGAGGGCGGCGGGGACCTGGTGGCGCAGGGCGAGCTGCTGGACCACGAGTACGAGGTCCGCCGCGGCGGCGACACCGTGGCGCGCGTCTCCAAGAAGTGGTTCGCGCTCACCGACACCTACGGGATCGACGTGGCCCCCGGGGAGGACGACGCGCTGATCCTGGCGGTCGCCGTCGCCATCGACGAGATGGCCCACGACCCGGACGAGGGGAAGGGCTGA
- a CDS encoding type 2 lanthipeptide synthetase LanM family protein: protein MLASAPAPAATPADDARRALRDLVRRARPLYERLDAFRARPPASPAAPTPLAERRLAAWRDAMASGDAAAFALRLAWDGLDEASALALLADDGPADDGDEPLPEWAAAVGEAYGEGRGARVPAGERAPADRALDAGDPLPFEEVLLPLVRWARARVAAAAGSACGLLDDAAHAALERALLRRLTHTASRALFARLAATRAVRASGGLGALFGAPAGGGAYQALLEGMRGGGALRFFAQYPVLARLLGTAAVLWAETAAELLGRLDADRGEIEAVLGGGRALGRVAALQCDASDFHSGGRSVFILAFEGGARVVYKPRPLALEAAFRELAAWLARRPGAPELRSPALVRRPTHGWIAFVEGGACADRAAVRRYYERCGALLAVAYALGGTDFHLDNLLASGEHPVLIDLETLLSHRFDLVEKVPNQAFGAEVARAAAQRSVLAVHMLPRLKVAASGMGANAGALGCHAPLGDGVVEATVWAACNQDGMRLARTRVRVPQRASNLAVLDGRPVPAGEHVDAVAEGFARTYRTLAAHRAELLAPGGPVERLRGCPVRFILHHTSLYATLLERCLHPTHLADGVARGIQLDALARPLVSLGARPAVWPALRSEHHDLERMDVPLFAPSSDSTALPLSSGGAAEGCFAADAYGEAVRRLGALGEADLEAQLSLVHAAFRADAARGLAAGPGASAAAAPPVRASGDAAAELAGAALAGARAVAAELARAALRAENGEAGWIGASYEPRARRFDAGAGAANLLDGYVGTAFFLAALEQADPGAGHGALAMAALRPLVDHLDDYAAMFRLRRDRDLGAGTGTGSLLYALPRLAEWLGEPRLLDAALTLAALLDGAPAPAAHRCDLLSGAAGLIPGLLALHRAGAPDALARALAVGEGIVGARVCDEATGTMAWTGPLGRPEAGLAHGQAGIACALLRLAVAAGDDSPADAAREAMRCERSLLGAGLAAAPEASAAWSAGATGVGLARLAALDADGGEARADVEAALERTRAHLFDGGDSACAGVPGRVEFFLCAGAALGRPELVREGQAAALAAVERARARGGWRTGWEPFSHPGLFVGMAGVGYQLLRAAHPERFPAVLAWE, encoded by the coding sequence ATGCTCGCCTCCGCCCCCGCCCCCGCGGCGACGCCGGCCGACGACGCCCGGCGCGCCCTGCGCGACCTGGTCCGCCGCGCGCGCCCGCTGTACGAGCGCCTGGACGCCTTCCGTGCCCGCCCCCCCGCCTCCCCCGCCGCGCCGACGCCCCTGGCCGAGCGCCGGCTGGCCGCCTGGCGCGATGCGATGGCCAGCGGCGACGCCGCGGCGTTCGCCCTGCGCCTGGCGTGGGACGGCCTGGACGAGGCCTCGGCGCTGGCCCTGCTGGCCGACGACGGCCCCGCGGACGACGGGGACGAGCCGCTCCCGGAGTGGGCGGCCGCCGTGGGCGAGGCGTACGGGGAGGGGCGCGGCGCGCGCGTCCCGGCCGGGGAGCGCGCGCCGGCCGACCGCGCGCTCGACGCCGGCGATCCGCTCCCGTTCGAGGAAGTCCTCCTCCCGCTGGTGCGCTGGGCGCGCGCGCGGGTGGCGGCCGCGGCCGGCTCGGCCTGCGGCCTCCTGGACGACGCGGCCCACGCGGCGCTGGAGCGCGCCCTCCTGCGGCGCCTGACGCACACGGCGTCGCGGGCGCTCTTCGCGCGGCTGGCGGCCACGCGGGCCGTGCGCGCCTCGGGCGGGCTGGGGGCGCTCTTCGGCGCGCCGGCCGGCGGCGGCGCGTACCAGGCGCTCCTGGAGGGCATGCGCGGCGGCGGCGCGCTGCGCTTCTTCGCGCAGTATCCGGTGCTCGCGCGGCTGCTGGGGACCGCGGCGGTGCTGTGGGCCGAGACGGCGGCCGAGCTGCTCGGGCGCCTGGACGCCGACCGCGGCGAGATCGAGGCGGTGCTGGGAGGCGGGCGCGCGCTGGGGCGAGTGGCGGCGCTGCAGTGCGACGCCTCGGACTTCCACTCGGGCGGCCGCTCCGTCTTCATCCTCGCCTTCGAGGGCGGCGCGCGGGTGGTCTACAAGCCCCGCCCGCTGGCGCTGGAGGCGGCGTTCCGCGAGCTGGCCGCATGGCTGGCGCGCCGCCCCGGGGCCCCGGAGCTGCGCTCCCCCGCGCTGGTGCGGCGCCCCACCCACGGGTGGATCGCCTTCGTGGAGGGCGGCGCCTGCGCCGACCGCGCGGCGGTGCGGCGCTACTACGAGCGCTGCGGGGCGCTGCTGGCGGTGGCGTACGCGCTGGGCGGGACCGACTTCCACCTGGACAACCTGCTGGCGTCGGGCGAGCACCCGGTGCTGATCGACTTGGAGACGCTGCTGTCGCACCGCTTCGACCTGGTGGAGAAGGTCCCGAACCAGGCGTTCGGCGCCGAGGTGGCGCGGGCGGCGGCGCAGCGCTCGGTGCTGGCGGTGCACATGCTCCCGCGGCTGAAGGTGGCGGCCTCGGGAATGGGCGCCAACGCGGGCGCCCTGGGGTGCCATGCCCCGCTGGGCGACGGGGTGGTCGAGGCCACCGTCTGGGCCGCTTGCAACCAGGACGGGATGCGGCTGGCGCGCACGCGCGTCCGCGTTCCGCAGCGCGCGTCCAACCTGGCGGTGCTCGACGGCCGGCCGGTCCCCGCGGGGGAGCACGTGGACGCGGTGGCGGAGGGCTTCGCCCGCACCTACCGCACGCTGGCCGCGCACCGCGCCGAGCTGCTGGCGCCCGGAGGGCCGGTGGAGCGCCTGCGGGGGTGCCCGGTGCGCTTCATCCTGCACCACACCAGCCTGTACGCGACGCTCCTGGAGCGCTGCCTCCACCCCACCCACCTGGCCGACGGGGTGGCGCGCGGGATCCAGCTCGACGCGCTCGCCCGGCCGCTGGTGAGCCTGGGCGCGCGGCCCGCCGTCTGGCCGGCGCTGCGCTCCGAGCACCACGACCTGGAGCGGATGGACGTCCCGCTCTTCGCGCCCTCGTCGGACTCCACGGCGCTCCCGCTCTCCAGCGGCGGCGCGGCGGAGGGATGCTTCGCGGCCGACGCCTACGGCGAGGCGGTGCGCCGCCTGGGCGCGCTGGGCGAGGCCGACCTGGAGGCGCAGCTGTCGCTCGTCCACGCGGCCTTCCGCGCCGACGCGGCGCGCGGGCTGGCGGCGGGTCCCGGCGCCTCTGCCGCCGCCGCCCCGCCCGTCCGCGCCTCCGGAGACGCCGCCGCGGAGCTGGCCGGGGCGGCGCTCGCCGGGGCGCGCGCGGTGGCCGCGGAGCTGGCGCGCGCGGCGCTGCGCGCCGAAAACGGCGAGGCGGGGTGGATCGGCGCGTCGTACGAGCCGCGGGCGCGCCGCTTCGACGCGGGGGCGGGCGCGGCCAACCTCCTCGACGGCTATGTGGGGACGGCGTTCTTCCTGGCCGCGCTGGAGCAGGCGGACCCGGGCGCCGGGCACGGCGCGCTGGCCATGGCCGCGCTGCGCCCGCTGGTGGACCACCTGGACGACTACGCGGCCATGTTCCGCCTGCGCCGCGACCGCGACCTGGGCGCCGGCACGGGGACGGGCTCGCTCCTCTACGCGCTCCCCCGCCTGGCGGAGTGGCTGGGCGAGCCGCGGCTGCTCGACGCGGCGCTCACCCTCGCCGCGCTCCTGGACGGGGCCCCCGCGCCCGCCGCGCACCGCTGCGACCTCCTGTCCGGCGCGGCGGGGCTGATCCCCGGCCTGCTGGCGCTGCACCGCGCCGGCGCCCCGGACGCCCTCGCGCGCGCCTTGGCCGTGGGAGAGGGGATCGTGGGCGCGAGGGTGTGCGACGAGGCGACCGGGACGATGGCGTGGACCGGTCCGCTCGGGCGGCCCGAGGCCGGGCTGGCGCACGGCCAGGCGGGGATCGCCTGCGCGCTGCTGCGCCTGGCCGTCGCCGCGGGCGACGACTCGCCGGCGGACGCGGCGCGCGAGGCGATGCGCTGCGAGCGCTCCCTGCTGGGGGCCGGTCTCGCCGCCGCGCCCGAGGCGTCGGCGGCGTGGAGCGCGGGCGCCACCGGCGTGGGGCTCGCCCGCCTGGCCGCGCTTGACGCGGACGGCGGCGAGGCGCGCGCGGACGTGGAGGCGGCGCTGGAGCGGACGCGCGCGCACCTCTTCGATGGCGGCGACTCGGCGTGCGCGGGGGTGCCGGGGCGGGTGGAGTTCTTCCTCTGCGCCGGGGCGGCGCTGGGGCGGCCGGAGCTGGTGCGCGAGGGGCAGGCCGCCGCGCTGGCGGCGGTGGAGCGGGCCCGCGCCCGCGGCGGGTGGCGCACCGGCTGGGAGCCGTTCTCCCACCCCGGGCTGTTCGTCGGCATGGCGGGCGTCGGCTACCAGCTCCTGCGCGCCGCGCACCCGGAGCGCTTTCCGGCGGTGCTGGCCTGGGAGTAG